In one Moritella sp. 5 genomic region, the following are encoded:
- a CDS encoding MlaD family protein, whose translation MKENNEPQMPDNCNAPKPVLHKPNVMSPIWLLPIVAVILGLYLMYQSITQAGIEIRVHFSNANGIVAGKTLVKYQGLIIGKVKNIALDDNLKGVYVTAEIDNKAEQVLRRNTQFWLVAPKASIAGISGLDALVTGNYIDLLPGDGEYSIKFTAIQNAPNNPPDDEGLIVHLTADKLSSVRPGSEIFYKKIPVGQVHSFTLDKKTDEILVEAVINKQYSYLVKDTSRFWNASGINAEFGVDGVKIETESLTAIISGALAFDSPTIGKPAIDKQIYPLYNSISDAQRAVQIEFKLSNSNDIKIGNNIYFNGLKVGEITQVMTQSLIPTTQSSPSVATAIADVDPDVVDLFRDSTQFWVEKANLSLSESKNIVNLVTGNYILFTPGQGELRTTFDLVSNVDDLIPHKQISITANDANGLAVGNKVYYKNYPIGHISHVSFNTKTNLIDLNVNLYQDYAHLLTPSSRFINVSGVSVNASISGINVKSSPIAALVSGGIELVNNPAFKAKRNTQGYRLYPNLALAKLGNNAFKANKTVTLVSKPDHVISNGAPVYYRKLIVGTVAEFHLAPDNEHVIITLDILSQYAHLINKNSVFWDVSGIEISGSLSNLQVQTESLLTIAAGGINFDNIKPVNDNKMSIAESRLSHYKLFNSFAAATDNRPTVTLTFNSGSDINIGTEIKHKGIKVGEISSIKLKVDQGFVEATAKLETDYANYFARQGSLYWLENIEVGLNGIKNANTLISGAFINVTKGTGNETHRFNVLNAAPDIAAEDAGLSVTLVSKRLMSLTAGTPVYYRQIEVGSVTHSELSALSDKILITLNILPEYQHLVRNDSQFWAVSGFNVDIGLTGATLKAESLKTILAGGIAFATPNPDKNSKLAAPFTQFNLAQEVNPDWLMWDTKIQKPAK comes from the coding sequence ATGAAAGAAAATAACGAACCACAAATGCCGGATAACTGTAATGCACCTAAACCTGTGTTACATAAGCCGAATGTGATGTCGCCAATATGGTTGTTACCCATTGTAGCAGTCATACTAGGACTCTACCTTATGTACCAAAGCATTACCCAAGCCGGTATCGAGATCCGAGTACACTTCTCGAATGCGAATGGCATTGTCGCTGGTAAAACACTGGTTAAATACCAAGGATTAATAATAGGTAAGGTAAAAAACATCGCGCTAGATGACAACCTTAAAGGCGTTTATGTTACTGCTGAAATTGATAATAAAGCAGAGCAAGTACTGCGCCGTAACACACAATTTTGGCTCGTTGCGCCAAAAGCCTCTATTGCAGGAATTTCAGGTTTAGACGCCCTAGTAACAGGAAACTATATTGACCTTTTACCGGGTGATGGTGAATACAGTATCAAATTTACAGCGATACAGAATGCGCCGAACAATCCGCCAGATGATGAGGGGTTGATTGTGCATTTAACAGCTGACAAGCTTTCATCTGTGCGCCCTGGCTCGGAGATTTTCTATAAGAAGATCCCTGTCGGTCAAGTACATAGTTTTACGCTGGATAAAAAAACCGATGAGATCCTAGTCGAAGCCGTCATAAATAAACAATATAGCTATCTTGTTAAAGACACATCTCGATTTTGGAATGCAAGTGGTATTAACGCTGAGTTTGGGGTTGATGGCGTAAAAATAGAAACAGAGAGTTTAACCGCTATTATCAGCGGTGCTCTTGCATTTGATTCACCGACCATTGGTAAACCAGCAATTGATAAACAAATATATCCTCTATATAACAGCATTAGTGATGCACAACGTGCTGTTCAAATTGAATTCAAATTAAGTAACAGCAATGATATTAAAATAGGTAATAATATTTACTTTAACGGCTTGAAAGTCGGTGAAATAACACAAGTAATGACACAATCATTAATCCCTACGACACAAAGCTCGCCATCTGTCGCCACCGCAATTGCCGATGTAGATCCTGACGTTGTAGACCTGTTTCGTGACAGCACACAATTTTGGGTTGAAAAAGCAAACCTGTCCCTTTCTGAAAGTAAAAACATTGTGAATTTAGTCACTGGTAATTACATTCTCTTTACGCCAGGCCAAGGTGAATTACGGACTACGTTTGATTTAGTGTCAAACGTAGATGATCTTATTCCACATAAACAAATATCGATTACCGCTAACGATGCTAACGGCTTAGCCGTGGGTAACAAGGTTTATTATAAGAATTACCCTATAGGCCATATTAGTCATGTGAGCTTTAATACTAAAACTAACCTAATTGATTTAAACGTTAATCTTTACCAAGATTATGCGCATTTACTTACCCCCTCATCACGTTTTATCAATGTTAGTGGTGTATCGGTGAATGCGAGTATATCTGGCATAAACGTTAAATCCTCCCCCATCGCAGCATTAGTCAGTGGCGGTATTGAACTGGTTAACAACCCTGCCTTTAAAGCCAAAAGAAACACACAGGGATACCGCCTCTACCCGAATTTAGCACTTGCTAAATTAGGTAACAACGCCTTCAAAGCAAATAAGACGGTTACCTTAGTCAGTAAACCAGACCATGTTATCTCTAACGGCGCACCTGTATATTACCGTAAATTAATTGTTGGTACCGTTGCAGAATTTCATTTAGCGCCCGACAACGAACACGTCATTATCACGCTTGATATTCTTAGCCAATATGCACATCTTATCAACAAAAACAGTGTATTTTGGGATGTATCAGGTATTGAAATATCAGGTAGTTTAAGTAATTTACAAGTTCAAACAGAATCGTTATTAACCATTGCCGCAGGTGGTATTAACTTCGATAACATCAAACCTGTCAATGACAATAAAATGAGTATTGCCGAGTCAAGATTGAGCCATTATAAACTGTTCAACAGCTTTGCTGCGGCAACTGATAATCGCCCAACAGTCACGCTAACGTTTAATTCTGGTTCAGACATTAACATTGGCACCGAAATAAAACATAAAGGTATAAAGGTTGGTGAAATCAGCAGTATTAAACTTAAAGTTGACCAAGGCTTTGTTGAAGCAACGGCTAAATTAGAAACTGATTACGCTAACTATTTTGCACGTCAAGGCAGCCTATACTGGTTAGAAAATATAGAAGTAGGCCTAAATGGCATTAAGAATGCGAATACTTTAATTTCAGGCGCATTCATCAACGTTACAAAAGGCACAGGTAATGAGACTCACCGGTTTAACGTACTCAACGCTGCGCCGGATATAGCAGCTGAAGACGCAGGCTTATCGGTGACACTGGTAAGTAAACGATTAATGTCATTAACAGCAGGAACCCCCGTTTATTACCGTCAGATTGAAGTTGGCTCAGTTACGCACTCTGAATTGTCGGCGCTTAGTGATAAGATATTAATTACGCTTAATATTCTGCCAGAGTATCAACACCTTGTTCGTAACGATAGCCAATTTTGGGCGGTATCAGGGTTTAATGTTGATATTGGTTTAACTGGTGCAACCCTAAAAGCTGAATCATTAAAAACGATTCTGGCTGGCGGTATTGCATTTGCGACACCAAATCCAGATAAAAATAGCAAATTAGCTGCGCCTTTCACACAATTCAATTTGGCACAAGAAGTTAACCCCGACTGGTTGATGTGGGACACCAAAATCCAAAAGCCCGCTAAATAA
- the prc gene encoding carboxy terminal-processing peptidase — protein MKKVLQRTFISASVLLATHAFAFDPAISIQELPTLKQEAQHSEASKRLVNLFTRSHYKSVDFDSGFAVEVFDRYLKQLDAYRTIFLQSDIDSFNKYALSFKKDFRQGRLAPAYDIYTVGLQRRYERFAYALTLLDTEIKFDSDDAYYFDTSKLDWAKSTDELNELWRQKVKYEALNLKLTGKDWPEIQKLLRKRYDTAIKRLKQTQSEDVFQTLMNSYARSIEPHTSYLSPRNADRFKTEMNLSLEGIGAVLQTVDDYTVIRSLVSGGPAAATKQLKAEDKIVGVAQDDKTIVDIVGWRLDDVVDKIKGPKGTKVRLEIIRGEGASAKHKIVEIIRDKVRLEDRAAKSNVIDVEGEKVGVIEIPSFYDGLTENVLTELTKLKKDNVSSIIVDLRDNGGGALKEANLLSGLFFDSGPTVQVRDARDKVNVLEDRDGKTYYDGPLVVLVNRYSASASEIFAAALQDYGRALIVGEQTFGKGTVQQHRTLARLYDLYDKPIGSVQYTISKFYRINGGSTQLRGVMPDITFPSAVKPEDTGESIEDNALAWDHIRKASYQQSLVLQSKVNKLTESHNKRVAVNPEFSYIQKDILKYKQELDSKTISLKESVRIKEREESEAIRLTRLNERLARKELPAVKSYDDKPEDFEFDDTFLLEAANIAIDLSKSS, from the coding sequence ATGAAAAAAGTTTTACAAAGAACTTTTATCAGTGCTTCGGTACTATTGGCCACGCATGCTTTTGCATTTGACCCTGCCATTTCTATTCAAGAACTCCCTACATTAAAGCAAGAAGCTCAGCATTCTGAAGCAAGTAAACGTCTTGTTAATCTCTTTACTCGTTCGCATTATAAATCGGTTGATTTTGATAGCGGTTTTGCTGTCGAAGTTTTTGATCGTTATTTAAAGCAACTTGATGCCTATCGCACCATTTTCTTGCAAAGTGATATCGATAGTTTTAATAAATACGCTCTGTCGTTTAAAAAAGATTTTCGTCAAGGTCGACTTGCACCTGCATATGATATTTATACTGTAGGTCTTCAACGTCGTTATGAACGTTTTGCATACGCATTAACGTTACTTGATACTGAAATCAAGTTTGATAGTGATGATGCGTATTATTTTGACACATCTAAATTAGACTGGGCAAAGTCGACTGATGAATTAAATGAGTTATGGCGCCAAAAAGTTAAATATGAAGCACTCAATTTAAAATTAACCGGTAAAGACTGGCCTGAGATTCAAAAATTACTGCGCAAACGTTACGATACTGCCATTAAGCGTTTAAAACAGACACAAAGTGAAGATGTGTTCCAAACATTGATGAACTCATACGCACGGAGCATCGAACCGCACACCTCTTATTTATCCCCACGTAATGCGGATCGTTTCAAAACTGAAATGAATCTTTCTTTAGAAGGTATCGGTGCAGTATTACAAACCGTTGATGACTACACCGTTATTCGTTCTTTGGTTTCTGGTGGCCCTGCTGCAGCAACTAAGCAACTCAAAGCAGAAGATAAAATTGTTGGTGTTGCGCAAGATGATAAGACGATCGTTGATATTGTTGGCTGGCGTCTTGATGATGTTGTCGACAAGATAAAAGGCCCTAAAGGCACAAAAGTCCGTCTCGAAATCATACGTGGCGAAGGTGCGAGTGCCAAGCATAAAATCGTGGAAATAATTCGCGATAAAGTACGTTTAGAAGACCGTGCTGCAAAATCGAACGTTATCGATGTTGAAGGCGAGAAGGTTGGCGTTATTGAAATACCAAGTTTCTATGACGGTTTAACTGAAAATGTACTGACTGAATTAACAAAGCTTAAAAAAGATAATGTGAGCTCTATTATTGTCGACTTACGCGATAATGGTGGCGGTGCATTAAAAGAAGCAAACTTACTTTCAGGTTTATTCTTCGATTCAGGCCCGACAGTACAGGTTCGTGATGCGAGAGATAAGGTGAATGTGCTCGAAGATCGTGATGGAAAAACGTACTATGATGGTCCGCTCGTTGTATTAGTTAACCGTTATAGTGCATCAGCGTCTGAGATCTTTGCTGCTGCATTACAAGATTATGGCCGTGCACTCATTGTTGGTGAGCAAACATTTGGTAAGGGCACTGTACAACAGCACAGGACCTTAGCACGTTTGTACGATCTATATGACAAACCAATCGGTAGTGTGCAATATACTATATCGAAATTCTACCGTATTAACGGTGGTAGCACTCAATTACGTGGTGTAATGCCTGACATTACCTTTCCATCGGCAGTGAAACCCGAAGACACTGGTGAGTCAATTGAAGATAATGCGCTGGCTTGGGACCATATCCGTAAAGCAAGCTATCAACAATCGTTAGTATTGCAGTCAAAAGTTAATAAGTTAACTGAAAGTCACAACAAGCGTGTTGCTGTTAATCCTGAGTTTAGTTATATCCAAAAAGATATTCTTAAATATAAACAGGAACTTGATAGTAAAACAATTTCTTTAAAAGAGTCTGTGCGTATTAAAGAACGAGAAGAGAGTGAAGCGATTCGTTTAACTCGTTTGAATGAACGCTTAGCACGAAAGGAATTACCTGCGGTTAAATCATATGATGATAAACCAGAGGATTTTGAGTTTGACGATACATTCTTATTAGAAGCAGCCAATATAGCGATTGATTTAAGTAAATCTAGCTAA
- a CDS encoding paraquat-inducible protein A yields MSNINVCNKCDLIVDHIPIAKNRHALCPRCNSLLYTNNAFSISAILALSLTGLILVVIANVFPMFTITMLGNEESATLIQGAWALLQKKFYFVGLLVIFCSFIAPFLFLSCLVQACLLLLTKRNTPQLILLLKLVKFFTEWSMLEVYLVSFLIAIFKLSDIADIQFQLGLLSFVSLMFISSLIMYGLNLEIFWQKMEKNAKR; encoded by the coding sequence ATGTCGAATATTAATGTCTGTAATAAATGTGATCTTATTGTTGATCATATACCTATTGCAAAAAATAGGCATGCACTGTGCCCCCGTTGTAATTCGTTATTATATACAAATAATGCTTTTTCCATTAGCGCCATATTAGCGCTTTCACTAACCGGGCTTATACTTGTTGTTATTGCAAATGTGTTTCCAATGTTCACGATCACCATGCTCGGGAACGAAGAATCGGCGACACTCATTCAAGGCGCTTGGGCCTTATTACAAAAAAAGTTTTACTTCGTCGGTTTACTCGTTATTTTTTGTAGTTTTATTGCGCCCTTTCTATTTTTATCTTGTCTCGTACAAGCTTGTTTATTACTACTAACTAAACGTAATACACCACAGCTCATATTATTACTCAAACTCGTTAAGTTTTTTACCGAATGGAGTATGCTAGAAGTTTATCTTGTTAGCTTTTTGATCGCTATATTTAAACTTTCTGACATTGCTGATATCCAATTTCAGTTAGGTTTACTTAGCTTTGTTTCACTTATGTTTATTTCTAGCCTTATTATGTATGGACTCAACCTAGAAATTTTCTGGCAGAAAATGGAGAAAAATGCAAAACGCTAA
- a CDS encoding paraquat-inducible protein A codes for MQNAKDNKIAQCHECNLLIDVKQEVKRQRCPRCFTRVHFRIPRSIQKTWALLITAAVMMIPANFLPISTLTSAGQSTPDTIMSGTIALAKSDDLGIAIIIFIASILVPLFKIIGLMLILLSIQNKIFITPKRKLLLFNAIHWIGKWSIMDLFVISIMVAVLNRGNLLSVDPGYGATCFGLVVILTILAAESFDTRLIWDLNHTNERK; via the coding sequence ATGCAAAACGCTAAAGATAATAAAATTGCCCAATGTCATGAATGTAACTTATTAATCGATGTGAAGCAGGAGGTTAAACGGCAACGTTGTCCGCGTTGTTTCACGCGTGTTCATTTTCGTATACCACGTAGTATCCAAAAAACATGGGCACTCTTGATTACGGCGGCAGTTATGATGATTCCGGCCAATTTTTTACCGATAAGTACGCTAACAAGTGCTGGTCAGTCTACGCCAGACACCATTATGTCTGGTACCATCGCACTAGCAAAAAGTGATGATTTAGGTATTGCGATCATTATATTTATCGCCTCTATTTTAGTTCCGCTATTTAAAATAATAGGTTTAATGCTGATTTTATTATCGATTCAAAATAAAATATTTATTACACCAAAACGAAAATTATTATTATTTAATGCAATTCATTGGATCGGCAAATGGTCCATCATGGATTTGTTTGTTATATCGATTATGGTCGCGGTGCTCAACCGAGGAAATTTACTCTCAGTTGACCCCGGATATGGAGCCACTTGCTTTGGGTTGGTTGTTATATTAACAATCCTCGCCGCAGAAAGTTTTGATACACGTTTAATTTGGGATTTAAACCATACAAATGAAAGAAAATAA
- the proQ gene encoding RNA chaperone ProQ, producing MENIEKLKNSKEVIAYLVEIFPKCFTAKGEAKPLKIGIFQDLAERLKEDDKVSKTLLRTALRQYTASWRYLHGAKKDAVRVDLDGNDAGVLDAEHIEHAQKTLEESKTKFFAERNKKNAEQKAKAEKQKPAVKRAPKKVAKKSAPKVDQKPTVKVERPVNEAELKSGQSVKVVIGKAPVQATIVEVSKDGVQVELLSGLSLKVKKEHLFV from the coding sequence ATGGAAAACATTGAAAAGCTAAAAAATAGCAAAGAAGTTATCGCTTATTTGGTAGAAATATTCCCAAAATGTTTCACTGCAAAGGGCGAAGCTAAACCGCTAAAAATTGGCATTTTTCAAGATCTAGCTGAGCGTCTAAAAGAAGATGATAAAGTTAGTAAAACATTATTACGTACGGCACTTCGTCAGTATACTGCAAGCTGGCGTTACCTTCACGGCGCTAAAAAAGATGCTGTACGAGTTGACTTAGATGGCAACGACGCAGGTGTTTTAGATGCAGAGCACATTGAGCATGCACAAAAAACACTTGAAGAAAGCAAAACTAAATTTTTCGCTGAACGTAATAAGAAAAATGCAGAACAAAAGGCAAAAGCTGAAAAGCAAAAACCTGCTGTTAAAAGAGCACCTAAAAAAGTAGCTAAAAAATCTGCACCTAAAGTAGATCAAAAGCCTACAGTTAAAGTTGAACGCCCTGTAAATGAGGCTGAACTTAAATCAGGTCAATCTGTCAAAGTTGTAATTGGTAAAGCACCGGTACAAGCAACTATCGTTGAAGTATCTAAAGATGGTGTTCAAGTTGAACTGCTATCTGGACTTTCTCTAAAAGTAAAAAAAGAGCACCTTTTTGTATAA
- the pepN gene encoding aminopeptidase N, whose protein sequence is MTVMPNAKHLKDYTAPNYFIDNIDLDFNLDDSNTKIVAISKVRRSGSHNDPLILDGVDLTLLSVSIDGHRIDNYLVKDNQLIISDLPSECVLIIETEVNPQENTSLEGLYKSADAFCTQCESEGFRKITYYLDRPDVLAVFSTKITADKAAFPYLLSNGNCVDRGELDNGRHWVQWRDPYPKPAYLFALVAGDFDVLRDNYITTSGRDVKLELFVDKGNLSRGHHAIESLKSSMKWDEDRFGLEYDLDIYMIVAVDFFNMGAMENKGLNVFNSKYVLADAASATDVDYLGIEAVIGHEYFHNWTGNRITCRDWFQLSLKEGLTVFRDQEFSSDLGSRAVNRIQNVKILRSAQFPEDAGPMAHPIRPASVIEMNNFYTATVYNKGAEVIRMIHTLLGEQNFRAGMDLYFKRHDGQAVTCDDFVASMQDASSVDLTLFKNWYSQSGTPQVTVTDHYDAENNIYTLSMQQHTPSTADQKVKQVLHIPVDIELLDAQGGKIELRFEGKGVHHILNLTEKQQDFVFENVMSAPVPSLFREFSAPVKLNYAYTNEQLTMLMVHASNDFARWDASQLLINKHVIENVTRIRDKQNLVLPAVFGQAFCDLVSNEELDPALKAEMLQFPSTNSLMGLFDEVDVDALLTVTAFIKAEIAAKVATTCASIYADMPKRAYEVEHAHIALRSLKNVCLEYIALAGVTHVNELVLAQFKQSDNMTDTMGAISAANKAQLPCFKTMMAAFETTWSHDGLVMDKWFSQIGASPSENCLSVVKDTLNHVSFSLANPNRTRSLVGSFSAHNTSAFHAIDGSGYVFLTDILCQLNSSNPQIASRLITPLIEFKKFDQTRQALMKAQLIRLSKLDGLATDLFEKIDRALA, encoded by the coding sequence ATGACAGTTATGCCTAATGCTAAGCATTTAAAAGACTATACAGCTCCCAATTATTTCATAGACAATATCGATCTTGATTTTAATCTTGATGATAGCAACACTAAAATTGTTGCTATCAGTAAGGTTCGCCGTAGTGGTAGTCATAATGACCCGCTTATACTAGACGGTGTTGACCTCACATTATTATCAGTGTCTATCGATGGTCACCGTATTGATAACTACTTAGTTAAAGATAATCAGCTGATCATCTCTGATTTACCCTCTGAATGTGTATTAATCATTGAGACGGAAGTTAATCCACAGGAAAATACCAGTTTAGAAGGCTTGTATAAATCCGCTGACGCATTCTGTACGCAATGTGAATCTGAAGGCTTCCGAAAAATCACTTATTATCTTGATCGACCTGATGTACTGGCTGTGTTTAGTACTAAGATCACGGCTGACAAAGCGGCTTTCCCCTATTTATTGTCTAATGGTAACTGTGTTGATCGTGGTGAATTAGATAATGGTCGTCATTGGGTTCAATGGCGTGACCCTTATCCGAAACCGGCGTATTTATTTGCGCTGGTTGCGGGTGATTTTGATGTATTACGTGATAATTACATTACGACATCTGGTCGTGATGTGAAGTTAGAGTTGTTTGTAGATAAGGGTAACTTATCGCGAGGTCATCATGCGATTGAATCTCTGAAAAGTTCAATGAAATGGGATGAAGACCGCTTTGGCTTAGAATATGACCTTGATATTTATATGATTGTTGCTGTTGATTTCTTCAACATGGGGGCAATGGAAAATAAAGGGCTTAACGTATTCAACTCCAAATATGTATTAGCAGATGCGGCGAGTGCGACGGACGTTGATTATCTGGGTATCGAAGCTGTTATTGGTCATGAGTATTTTCACAACTGGACGGGTAATCGCATTACTTGTCGAGATTGGTTCCAGTTAAGTTTGAAAGAAGGCCTAACGGTATTTCGTGACCAAGAGTTTAGCTCTGATTTGGGCTCGCGTGCAGTTAACCGCATCCAAAACGTTAAAATTTTACGTTCTGCACAATTCCCTGAAGATGCAGGGCCAATGGCACATCCAATTCGTCCAGCGTCTGTGATTGAAATGAATAATTTCTACACTGCAACAGTCTATAATAAGGGCGCAGAAGTTATCCGCATGATCCACACGCTTCTTGGTGAACAGAATTTCCGTGCAGGTATGGATCTTTACTTTAAACGTCATGACGGTCAAGCCGTGACGTGCGATGACTTTGTTGCGTCCATGCAAGATGCATCTAGTGTAGATCTCACTTTATTTAAAAACTGGTATTCACAATCAGGTACCCCGCAAGTAACAGTGACAGATCATTACGATGCTGAAAACAATATTTATACGTTATCAATGCAACAGCATACGCCAAGCACTGCTGATCAAAAAGTAAAACAAGTACTTCATATTCCAGTTGATATTGAATTGCTTGACGCGCAGGGCGGCAAGATTGAATTAAGATTTGAGGGTAAGGGCGTTCACCATATTTTAAATCTTACTGAAAAGCAGCAAGATTTTGTGTTTGAAAATGTAATGTCTGCACCTGTACCAAGTTTATTTAGAGAGTTTTCAGCGCCAGTTAAGCTTAACTATGCTTATACCAATGAGCAACTTACAATGCTAATGGTACATGCGAGCAATGATTTTGCACGTTGGGATGCATCACAGTTATTGATTAATAAGCATGTAATTGAAAATGTAACCCGTATTCGTGATAAACAGAATCTTGTTTTGCCTGCTGTGTTTGGGCAAGCGTTCTGTGATTTAGTGAGTAATGAAGAGCTCGACCCAGCCTTAAAAGCTGAGATGTTGCAGTTCCCATCGACGAACAGTTTAATGGGCTTGTTTGACGAAGTCGATGTCGACGCCTTACTAACAGTGACTGCTTTTATTAAAGCTGAAATCGCTGCTAAAGTTGCAACAACTTGCGCCTCTATTTATGCTGACATGCCTAAACGTGCTTACGAAGTAGAGCATGCGCATATTGCTTTGCGCTCATTAAAAAATGTGTGCCTTGAATATATCGCATTAGCGGGCGTTACTCATGTTAATGAATTGGTATTAGCTCAATTTAAACAGTCAGATAATATGACCGATACCATGGGGGCGATAAGTGCTGCAAATAAAGCACAATTACCTTGCTTTAAAACCATGATGGCTGCATTTGAAACCACCTGGTCTCATGATGGTTTGGTGATGGATAAATGGTTTTCGCAAATCGGGGCTAGCCCAAGTGAAAATTGCCTCTCTGTCGTTAAAGACACGCTGAACCATGTTAGCTTCTCCTTAGCTAATCCAAATCGAACGCGTTCATTAGTGGGTAGTTTTTCTGCACATAACACCAGCGCTTTTCATGCGATTGATGGTAGTGGTTATGTTTTCTTAACAGATATTTTATGTCAGTTGAATAGCAGCAACCCGCAAATTGCATCTCGATTAATTACGCCGCTTATTGAATTTAAGAAATTTGATCAAACCCGCCAAGCGTTAATGAAAGCGCAACTGATCCGTTTAAGCAAGCTTGATGGTTTAGCTACTGATCTATTTGAAAAGATAGACCGTGCTCTAGCTTAA
- a CDS encoding YebG family protein, which yields MAVIVKYVVERNGVEKMVSTSKKEADAYDKMLDVADGLTDFIGTSSLGIDDRLTEELALYLAQNSASLQVILKGGKLNATEESKEKAPKAKKSPKVAEGKEAA from the coding sequence ATGGCCGTAATAGTAAAGTATGTAGTTGAGCGAAATGGTGTGGAAAAAATGGTATCTACAAGTAAAAAAGAAGCGGATGCATATGACAAGATGTTAGATGTGGCGGATGGTCTTACAGACTTTATCGGTACGTCATCACTTGGAATTGATGACCGTCTTACAGAAGAGTTAGCATTATACTTGGCACAAAATAGTGCTTCGCTACAGGTAATCTTGAAAGGTGGTAAATTAAACGCGACTGAAGAGAGTAAAGAAAAGGCACCAAAAGCTAAAAAATCGCCAAAAGTTGCGGAAGGAAAAGAAGCTGCTTAA